Proteins encoded together in one Miscanthus floridulus cultivar M001 chromosome 16, ASM1932011v1, whole genome shotgun sequence window:
- the LOC136513453 gene encoding uncharacterized protein, whose translation MKHTADALHDIGHTVSEPQLVLNLLRGLNPRFANTADIIANAAVLPSFISAHNTLRLKEIRLANDAKVSSDTILTAVSPSTTSATTACTSPSYRSSSSGTNPNDGGYGAREGGGKGKGGYGARGGNNGGGSRHQQPPTASPALLGGRPGPGVQPTGPWVCMNPWAGPSPWAPQPQWRPPMAPLPQAHTSFAPPSTSGGWDQGALIASLNQMALQGGASPWVLDTGATSHMSPHDDQDRDSALQ comes from the exons ATGAAGCACACGGCCGACGCTCTCCACGACATTGGCCACACCGTCTCCGAGCCCCAGCTGGTCCTCAACCTTCTTCGCGGCCTCAATCCGCGCTTCGCCAACACGGCGGACATCATCGCCAATGCGGCGGTCCTTCCGTCGTTCATCTCCGCACACAACACCCTTCGGCTCAAGGAGATCCGCCTCGCCAACGACGCCAAGGTCTCCTCCGACACCATCCTTACTGCCGTCTCCCCGTCCACGACTTCAGCGACCACAGCCTGCACCTCCCCTTCCTACCGCTCCTCGTCCTCCGGCACCAACCCAAACGACGGCGGCTATGGTGCGCGTGAAGGCGGCGGCAAGGGCAAGGGCGGCTATGGTGCGCGTGGAGGCAACAACGGCGGTGGCAGCCGCCACCAGCAGCCACCCACGGCGTCCCCGGCCCTCCTGGGCGGGCGTCCCGGCCCCGGCGTCCAGCCAACTGGTCCTTGGGTCTGCATGAATCCGTGGGCTGGTCCTTCTCCGTGGGCTCCTCAGCCGCAGTGGCGTCCTCCAATGGCACCTCTGCCGCAGGCCCACACGTCCTTCGCACCGCCTTCTACGTCCGGTGGCTGGGATCAGGGCGCTCTCATTGCCTCCCTCAACCAGATGGCACTGCAGGGAGGCGCCAGCCCCTGGGTCCTCGACACAGGAGCTACATCTCATATGTCCCCCCACGACG ACCAAGACCGAGATTCTGCGTTGCAATAG